The window ATCCTTTTGGATGCTGGAATTGGCTGGAAAAATGAGTCCGGAAAAACGGTGGTTTCAGAAATTCTTGAAAAGGAAAATATCCGTCCTGAGCAAATCACAAAGTTACTGCTGTCCCATCTTCATAAAGATCATATTGAAGGGGCTGTAAAGCTTACCGAAAATGGTTTTGAAGCTGCTTTTCCTAATGCTCAGATCTATATACAGAAACGTGAACTTGATTTTGCAATGGAAAAGAAAGGGAATCCTTCTTTTGACTTTGATATATTGGAAAAATTGATTCAGCTCCCCAATATTACCTGGATGAATGAAGATAAAGGGCAGATCACAGATGAAATTTCCTATGAAGTGGCAGGAGGACACACTCCTTTTATGCAGGTTTTCTGGATCAGAGAAAATGAAGAAACGGCTTTCTATGGAGCTGATGACCTTCCGCAGGCTTCTTATTTAAAATACCATGTAGCCTATAAAAGTGACTTTGACGGCAGAAAAGCAATGGAATTAAGACTTCAGTGGGAAAAAGATGCAAGAGAAAACAATTGGAAAATCCTTTTGTATCATGATCTGGATAAAGCCGTAGTAGAAATATAAATGTCGAAAAAATGGTTTAAATTTCATTAAACCATTTATAGATGTCAAATTCAGAAGGAATATTCAGTTTTTTTCTGATCCTGTTTTTTCTGTTTTGTATTGCTTTTGGGGTAACAAAAATACACGTAGCAATTTCTTTAGTCGTCATATTGAGCTTAAGATAAATACAAAAGATCAGTTCAGAATTTTTAAGGGAAGGCTGTATATCGGATAACTTTTTAAAAAAATCAGGATAAACCAGTCTGAATTTGTTCAAGAGACGAGGGGAATTTGCTTTCGCCAACGCCATTATCTCGTCCTGTACAAGAATCTTTTGTTTTAAATCCTCTAAGTTAGTTTCAGGTTTTCTATTTTTCATATTACTTTTTCATCTCTACTTATTTCAGATGCAATAACTTTTGAGCATCAGTATAAAGCTTTTTTATCTCATCAATCTGTTTCCTGATAATGTAATATCATGAACAAAATGATTTCTATATATTCAAAAATTAATTGTTTTTTTAATGTAATCCAATGATAAACAATATTTAATTGTATTCAGCAAATGATTAAGTAAAAAAACATCACCTATAAATTTCGGTTTATTTTTATACTGGCAAAGAAAGAAAAAATGATTAAAATTTTATTAAAACCGTGTACCACATAGATACCACGTTACATCTTGAACTAAAATATCATAACTGCTTTTATCAGCCCGTTTCCTCATTATCTGCTTTGCCATTTCATAATTGTAAATGTAATAGATTCCTATGTTTACTTTTTATGATCTCGATCAATGTTTTCAGCGTATTCATACCGAAATGAAAAAGAAGTATCAATACTAAAAATCCGGATTTCAAATACATTATATAGTGTATCTATTATTGATCCAGTTCTTTCTGAAACTCTTCAAGATATTTAGCAATGTGAATTCCGTCTGCCAATCCATGATGTGCTTCAATGGAAACCGGAAGATATTTTTTGCCCTCTTTGATATTGAACCTTCCAAAAGCGATTTTAGGAACTGATTCTGTTGTATTAAAATCTGTAGGATGCAATATTGCAGTGAACGAATTCCATGGAATAGTCGTGTGTCTGATGTGGTCTTTTCCCAGTCTTTCATTGCTTAATCTCAAACCAGAAGTCTCATGTACCCCTTTTATCTCTTCCTGCAAAGAAGCATTGAATGTTTCGAAATCTTCTGAGAAAGGAGTGAATGAAAAACCGAAAGTTCCATCTGGTCTTCCAATGGTGCTGCCGGCATGAACTGTATCAAACTGTATCACCTGCCCATCAATAATTCTGAGTTTTAATTCATCTACTTTATTGACAGCCACCATAGATTTGTGATAATAATAAGCAAAAAATGAATACCCTTTTTCTTTCGCTGTGTCATATGCTTTTGTACAGTCTACTTCCGTTGTAAATCCAAAATAAGGGCTTGCCATATTAGAAAAAAATTCAAAATGTTCTTTTCTGTTCCAGTTGTCTATATCTACAATCTTCATTGATTCTTATTTGCTGCAAATTTCTGAAAGTTTCTCCGGTTTTAAAAGCTTATGGATAAAAATATAATTAAAACTTAATTTCGTAAAGTGATTGTTTGGTCGATATTTTGCTGCAAAACAGACGTGTTTTATACTTTCATCTATCTACATTCAAATAACTCCTTTTCATTCAGGAGATTGAAAACATAAAACTTAATTACTAACAAAATACAAAATAGGACAATGGAAAAAATCGGATTCATCGGATTAGGAAATATGGGCCACCCCATGGCAAAGAATATTGAAAAAGCAGGATTTCCACTTTCGGTTTACAACAGATCTCCTGAAAAAGCCAAGGATTTTGCAGAAAAATCTACTGTCTGTAATCAAATTCAAGATCTGGTACAAAACAGTGATATTATATTCACAATGCTGACCAACGACAGTGCTGTAAAAGCAGTATATGAAGAAATCCTTCCTTTAAACATTCAAGGAAAGCTCTTTATAGATATGAGTACCATTTCTCCTGAAGCCTCAAAAGAAACCGCAGCTGCTTTGAAAATAAAAGAAGCTTCCTTTATTGATGCTCCCGTAGCGGGCAGTACCCAGCCAGCAAAGGAAGGAACACTGATCATTATGGCTGGAGGTGAAGAAAAGGATATCCAGTTCGCAATGCCTTATCTTTTGAAAATGGGAAAATCTGTAAAACATTTGGGTGAAAACGGAAAAGGGATCGCAGGAAAACTCTCTATCAATTATTTTCTGTCCACTATTTATCAGGGACTGGCAGAAACTGTTTTGCTGTCCAGAAAATTAGGAATTGAAAGGTCAGATATGCTGGAAATCATTAATGAAAGTGCCAGTGGAAGCGGTGCTACCAAAGTAAAAACACCCTTATTAATAGCAGACCAATACGCTCCGGCATTTGCCCTTGATCTGATGCTGAAAGACATCCTTCTAGCCAAAAATGCAGGCGCTGATTATCCTTTATCTGAAGTCATGATCCAAACCTATCAAAATGCCCATGACAAAGGCTTTGGTCAGGATGATGTTATAGGAATCATCAATTATTTAAAAACAATAGGATAAATAAGGAGATCATGAATTATAAAGGAAACCATTGGTCTGCAAGAAAAGTAGATCAGAGTTATATAGTAAGTCTTGACAATCATTCCAATATTGTAGAAGCTTTAACAGACTTTATTCAGAATCAAAATATTCAAGCAGGAGAAGTTACAGGAATAGGAGCTGTGAGTGAAGCCACTCTCCGGTTCTTTAATCCGGTAACCAAAAAATATGTGGATAAGACTTTCAAAGAACAAATGGAGGTCACCAATATTTCCGGAAATATATCTGAAATTGAAGGAAAACTAACTCTTCACCTTCATATTACTTTGGGAAGAGAGGATTATACTGCTTTGGCTGGTCATCTTTTAGAAGCAAAAATTCAGGGAGCTGCAGAATTTATTGTCTATCCGCTGGATTCCAGAGTCGTAAAAATTAAAAATGAAGAGATAGGAATCAATCTTTATGATTTTGAAAAATAAAATTTTGGCTGCCGCTGAAAGTAGTATTTTTGATGAAATTTTTATGTGATGTTTGAGGTTCTTCTTTCCCATATTGAGAATAAAGTTGATATTACTGACAAACAGAAAAGTCAGGTTCAGTCTTTTTTTACCTTTAAAAAACTTCGTAAAAAACAGTATCTGCTTCAGGAAGGAGATATTTGCAAATCGTTGTCTTTTGTAAGCAAAGGACTGCTTAAATCTTATTTTCCAGATGAAAAAGGAAATGAGCATATCAATATGTTTGCCTTTGAAGGCTGGTGGATCTCAGATTTCAACAGTTTTATCAATCAGGAAAAATCGGTACTGAATATTGATGCTGTTGAAGAAACTGAAGTCCTGATGATTACATTGGAAAACTACGAAAAAATGATGGTAGAAATCCCTGTGATGGACCGGTATTTCAGAATCTTATACCAAAACAGCCTCGTCACGAAAGATTACAGGCTCATTGTGTCCAATAGCTATACAGCCGAAGAAAAATACCTTCAGCTGGCACAAAAGAACCCTGAAATGATCAAAAGAGTCCCTCATAATCTTATCGCCTCTTATCTTGGTCTTGCCCCAGAAACTGTGAGCAGGATCCGTAAAAAGAATTCCCTGAGTAACACTTGATCCAGATCAACCCAAATGCATGACCCAAATCAAGCATAAAAGCTTCTATCCAGCCATAATTTTGTACAAGAAATTTTACAATACTTATGGAAAATATTGCATTGGTAGTAGGAGCTACCGGAATTACAGGAAGCAATCTTGCAGAAGAACTGCTTGCACAGGGTTGGATAACATACGGATTATCCAGAAACCCCAATACAAATATCCCTGGTCTTCGTCCGATTAAAGCAGATCTGATGAATGAGCAGAATCTTGCAGAAGCACTGGAAGACATCTCTCCCACTCATATTTACTTTACCACATGGATGCGCAATGATACTGAAGAAGAAAATATCCGTGTCAACAGCATGCTGGTGAGAAATCTGTTAAACATTTTATCTCCCAAAAAGTCAGTTCAGCATGTGGCTTTGGTTACAGGATTGAAACATTATTTGGGACCATTTGAGGCATACGCTAAAGAAGGAGTTTTACCTGAAACACCAGTAAGAGAAGAACATCCAAGACTTCCTCTCCCCAACTTTTATTATGCACAGGAAGACGAAGTATACAAAGCTTCAGAAAGAGACGGTTTTACATGGAGCATTCACAGGCCTCACACAGTAGTTGGGTATGCGGTAGGAAACCTGATGAATATCGGAACCACATTGGCCGTATATGCCAGCATCTGTAAGGAAACAGGAAGAAAATTTACCTGGCCTGGATCTGAAGCTCAGTGGAATGGTGTTTCTGATGTAACAGATGCCAGAATATTAGCTAAGCAGTTGGTCTGGGCATCATCTACAGAATCAGCAAAAAATCAGGCTTTTAATATTGCCAATGGAGATGTTTTCCGATGGAAATGGCTGTGGAAAAGATTAGCAAACTGGTTCGGTGTAGAAGCAGAAGGCTTCGATGGTACAATAAGGCCTCTTGAAAAGGAACTTGAAAACGATCACGGAACCTGGACAGCCATTGCAGAGAAATATAAGCTAAAAGAAAGCAATCTTGACCGTCTGTCTTCAGCATGGCATACTGATCTGGATCTTGGAAGACCTCTGGAAGTGATGTGTGATCTATCAAAAAGCAGAAAACTTGGCTTTACTGCTTATACAAGCACAGAAGATTCTTTTATCAATGTCTTTGAAAGATTAAGAGCTGAAAATATGATCCCTTAATAACATGTAGGAAAACGCAAAGACATAGGAAAATCATAAATGATTGATAGATTCTCGTAGATTTTGTGATTAATCAACAATAAAATAATACTTTGAAATATTCAGTGTTAATTTCTATCGGAGATAAAACCTTGCGGCTTATAATCATCACATTGAAAAACTTTTCTTGCGTCTTTGCGCTTTTCCAACAGTTAAACTATAGTATAATTTGCGTTTTTTTAATGGTTAAAAGCTATACCTCTGTAGTGGTCACTCCAAATTTCTTTTTGAAAGAAGAATAAAAATGGGATAAATTCTCAAAACCCAGATCAAGATAGATCTCTGAAGGTTTTTTATCTCTGTTTTTAATTAAATAATAGGCTTCCTTTAATCTTTTTTCTTTCAGCCACTGTTTGGGTGTCATCTGAAATATCTTATTGAAATCCCGTTTAAATCCTGATAAACTACGACCTGTAAGTCTTGCAAAAGCATCTACCGATACATTGAACATGAAGTTTTTATTCATAAACTCTGCAAGGTCAATTTTATGAGGTTCAGAAAAATCAAAAAGAAGATTTTTAAGATCAGGAGTACTTAATAAAAGGAGTTCTATGGCCTCTTTCACCTTTAAAACAGCTAATTTTGGCGGGATTTCCTGTGTTTTATTAATGTAAGGAATAAGAGAAGCAAAATAGCTCTTAAAAAAATCATCGGGTTCAAAAAACAACCGCTGATTCCCTGGAAAATTGCTGTTTATGGTTATCTTGTTTTCAGTGGCGTACTGTCTCAGTGTTTCATCATCAAGTGTGATTGAGATAAACTGATACTTTTCATGAGCTGAAGGATATTTAATAGTTCTGATCAGTTGATTTTTCCTGACCAGAACCACTGTATTTTCTTTAATCACAGTTTTCCCCTGTTCGTGGAAAGCATGGGTCTCTCCGGAGATCTGAAATCCCAGAAAATGATCCGGAATAAACTCCTCATGCCCTCTGTAAGACTCAAAGGCACATGAATAAACCAGTTTATCAAATATGATCTCAGAAGAATTGTTTTCCATTATACAAATATCTGAAATTTAAACAATAGCCCGCGCTCCTGCCTCAGCAATTTCTTTATCCTGCTCCGGAGTTCCTCCTGAAGAACCGATTGCACCAATGATCTTTCCGGCTGTATCTTTTAAGACAACACCACCTGCAATAGTCAGAAGCCCATCATTTGAATTCAGCATTCCGTAGCCGTGAATTCCGGTTTCTGAGATAATTCCTCCCATCAAATCACTGTCTACTCCAAACATGACAGCGGTTTTTGCTTTTTTAATGGCAAAATCAATCACTCCGTAGACACTGTTCAGTCTTGCCAATGCAACAAGGTGTCCTCCGGTATCTACCACAGAAATACTCACAGGAATATTCAAAGATAATGCCTTTTCTTTGGCTGCCTGTAAGGCTTTTTCTGCTGTGTTATAATTTAATTCCATGATATTTAGCTTTTTGCGGTCCATGCATCTGCCTGGAGCTGTTTTACAAAATCTTCAGTTTCTTTTGGATGTACATTTCTGAAATGACTCTCATCATCTAAAGCTACATTTACAATCACCTCCGCCATAGATTGTGGATCCAGCTGGTGGGCCAAAGATTCTGCCGCGCCATCAAAAGCTGATTCCGGAGTGAAGTTAATTTTCGGATCATACCAATGAAAAATAGAATCTACTCCCCTGTCATTAAATCCTGTTCCAAATACCCCTGGATTACAAGTTGCAATTTTGATATTGAATGGAGCAAGCTCCGTTCTCAACCCTTCAGCAATAGATTCCAATGCATGTTTTGATGCACAATAAGCTGCCACATACGGAACCGTCCATAAACCTCCCATTGAAGATGTGAAAACAATCTTACCTTTTTTCTTCTCAACAAATTTTTTGATAAATCCCTGTGCAAGATTTAATGCACCAAATACATTCACTTCAAACATAGAACGTATAATATCTACCGGCTGTTCTGCAATCGGGCCGCCTTCCATAATTCCGGCATTGCTGACCAGAATATCTATATCATTATATTTCTTTAAGATATAATCTACATCTCTTTGGCTGGTTACATCCAGTTTATCCACCGTAATGTCAATTCCCTGTTCTTTCGCTTCACGGATTAAATCACTCATCTGAGGATAGACTTGTGTAGTGGCAATTACTTTATGCCCTTTTTTAGCAAGATCAAAAGCAGCAATCTTTCCGAATCCACTTGCTGCACCTGTAATTAAAATTGTTTTACTCATTGTATTCTTTTTTAATGATGATACAAATTTCTGAGATTTCAGGAAGTTTAATATTGCTGCAGCGTTCAATTTTATATTGCTGAAAAGTTCAGATAACCAAGTAAAAAAGGAATTTCTTGCCAAATAAAAACTCTTTTAAAATCATAAAAAAATAGAATTATCGTTAGATTTGTAGCTTTCAAACTAAAAAAACCATGTATGCTTAAAATTAAGACACTCTTTTTAATTTTTTTATCCTCCTCTTCTTTTAGCTTTGCTCAAAACTGTACTTGTGAAAGCAACTTTCAATGGGTAAAAAAAACATTCGAGGAAAATGATGCCGGGTATCAATATATGATTGATAAAAAAGGAATTCCGGCTTATCAGGCTCATAATAATGAATTTCTGAGCAAAATTAAAAATGTAAAATCTGATACGGAATGTCAACAGACCCTTTATGAATGGCTTAAATTCTTCAGATCCGGTCATATTTCTATTAAAATGATCGAAAAAGATAATCAGCAGGCCCAGCCTCAGCCAGCAGTCTCAGCCATAGACAGTAAAACAGAAACGGTAAAATTAGATCTTAAAAAATTTGAAAAAGAAGTTGTCTCTAAAAAAGACACAGATATTGAAGGAATCTGGGAAGTTGATCCATATACAATAGGAATTAAAAAATTTGGAGACGTCTACAAAGGTTTTATCATTAAATCCGGAGCAGAAAACTGGAAACCTTATGAATTAAAACTGACTTTTAACGATGATAAAACTAAAGGAACTTATTATCTGAGAAATAAGACTGGACAGGAAATTCATAACATGAGACTTGTTGGAAAAAACTATCTGGAAATTAATGATTTTACCATGAAGAGAGTTTCCCCGAAATTTGAAAAAGAAGAAGGAATTGAAACTTACTATCAGGCGATTTTGGCTCAAAAACCTTTCCTGAAAGAGCTTAATAAAACTACTCTGCTTTTGAGAATCCCTTCATTCAATGGTGCTTTGAAAAAAGATATTGACAGTGTCATTACAGCCAATCAATCTAAAATTGAAAGTACAGAAATCCTCATTATTGATATCAGATATAATGGTGGCGGCAGTGATAACAGTTTTTCTAAAATTATTCCATATCTCTACACAAACCCTATAAGAAGTGTCAGAACACAGCTTTATTCTACAAAACTGAATAATCAGAGAATGTTAGACTTTTATGATAATTACCAGAAATATGGAATGCCGGTTGAAGAAAGAGAATATCTGAAGAAAGCCTACGACAAATTAAGCAAGAATTTAGGCAAATTTGTAAGTCTGCAGGATGATGGAAAAACAGTGGGAATCACCAAAATGGATAAAATTTCGCCGTATCCAAAGAATGTAGGAATTATCATTAACGATGGGAACGGCAGTACAGCAGAAGAATTTTTACTGGCAACTAAACAGAGTAAAAAAGTAAAGCTTTTTGGAACCACAACAGCCGGTGTTTTGGATATTTCCAATATGTATTTCGTAAATTCTCCCTGCAATGAATTCAAACTCGGATATTCACTCTCTAAGAGCTTCCGTATTCCGGATATGGCCATTGACGGAAAAGGAATTCAACCCGATTATTTTATAGATAAAACAATTCCGGATTATCAATGGATTGACTTCGTAAATGATGTGCTGAATGAAAAATAAACTATACAAGCTGTTTCTATTCGAAACAGCTTTTTTATGCTTTTAAATCTTGTTGTAATCCTTCCTGACATTATTTTTAACACTACAGAATATCAATAGAAATGGGTTTTAGCCCATTTAATAAAAAAATATCATCATTGGCTTTAGCCGAACCCTATTATAAATATTCATTCATACAACTGAAAGTTGGCTTGATATTTCACTTTTTAATCGATAAAAAATAAACAATTTGGTGTAAATTGGTTAAGTTTTTGAAGCTTATTCCATAAAAACCAGCCACACCATTGAAATTAATCACATTTACAAAAAAAGGAATTTACTGTCCATTGGGGAAATTCTATATAGATCCCTGGAGGCCTGTTGACATGGCGGTTATTACCCATGGCCATGCCGATCATGCCCGTTGGGGAATGAAAAAATATCTTTGTCACCATTTTACCAAACCTATTCTGCATCAGAGAATCGGAACTGATATCGAATGCCAGAGTCTGGAATATGGAGAAATTATAATTATCAATGGGGTAAAGCTTTCTCTTCATCCTGCAGGACATATTATTGGTTCTGCACAGATCAGACTTGAATATAAAGGGTATGTGACTGTTATTTCGGGGGATTATAAAGTACAGGATGACGGACTGAGCACTCCTTTCGAGCTGATAAAATGCAATGAATTTGTCACAGAAAGTACTTTTGGACTTCCCATTTACAACTGGCTTGAAGTTCCGGATTTAAATAAAAAGCTTCAGAACTGGGTACTGAAGAATAAGGAAAACAATAAAACATCAGTCTTTATTGGGTATTCTTTAGGAAAAGCCCAACGTATTATGAAGGCGGTGGAAGAATTAGGAAAAATATACGTCCATTATTCTATCGGAAAACTGAATGAAGCCTTTGAAACAGCAGGAATTAATCTTCCCGAATATACAATTGCAGATTTCAGAGAACGACCGAAAGAAATGGAACATGAAATTGTTATTGTTCCTCCTGCTTTACTCGACAGTAATATCATTAAGAAAATTCCAGATCCGGCCACAGCAATATGCTCCGGCTGGATGCAGGTTCGTGGCGCCAGAAGATGGCGGAGTGCAGATGCAGGCTTTGCAATGAGTGACCATGCAGACTGGAAGGGATTGCTCCAGACCGTAAAAGCAACGGAAGCTGAGATTGTGCACGTCACCCACGGACAAACGGAGGTCTTTTCAAAATATCTGAATGAAATCGGAATTAAAGCCGATGTTGTAGAAACACTTTACGGCGATGACGAAGAAGAATCTGAAAAAGAAACCATAGAAAATCCGGAATCATGAGACATTTTGCAGACCTTATCAACGCGTTGGAAACCACCAATAAGACCAATGCTAAAATTGATGCCATCATCGATTATCTGGAACGTGCTCCTGATGAAGATAAAGTGTGGTTTATTGCCTTATTTACCGGGAAGCGACCCAAGAGAAATGTGAATACCAATTACATGAAAGAATGGGCTCTGGAAATCACAAAACTACCCTACTGGCTGTTTCAGGAATCTTATTCTTCGGTAGGAGATCTTGGAGAAACGTTATCATTAATTCTTCCGCCACCACAGGAAAAAATAGAACGTTCATTATCAGAATGGATGAACGATATTGTCAGTTTAAAAGGGAAAACAGATACAGAAAAAAAAGAATTTGTATTGCACTCATGGAATGGTTTGGACTATACGGAACGATTGATTTTTAATAAATTAATTGGCGGAAGCTTTCGGATTGGAGTATCAGACAAAACATTAATCAATGCACTGACCAAATTTTCAGGACAGGAATCTAGCGCATTGATGCACAGTTTAATGGGTAAATGGCTGCCGGATGAAGTTTCCTTCAAAGAACTTATTGATGCAGAAAATGTAAATCCCGACAACTCAAAACCCTACCCCTTCTGCCTTGCCTATCCTTTGGAAAAAGAAACTGAAGAACTGGGAAATCCGGATGAATGGCTGGTAGAATATAAGTGGGATGGAATACGCGGACAGATCATTCGGAGAAACAATGAAGTCTTCATCTGGTCAAGAGGTGAAGAACTCGTAACAGAACAATTTCCGGAGATTGTAGAAGTGGTAAAAGCCATGAAAGGCAATTTTGTGATAGATGGAGAAATACTTGCAGTAAAAGATAGTAAAATTTTAAACTTCAACGAATTACAAAAAAGATTAAACAGAAAAACTTTAACTAAAAAAATGCTGTCGGAAATTCCGATAGAAGTCTTTGCATATGATTTACTAGAGCTTGAAAATAATGATCTAAGAGAAAAACCCATCTCTGCAAGAAGAGCTTTGCTTGAAGAATTATTATTGAATGAAAATCCCCAAAACATCAAAATTTCCAAAAGTCTGGATTTTG of the Chryseobacterium viscerum genome contains:
- a CDS encoding MBL fold metallo-hydrolase, with amino-acid sequence MKIIPLKEGNFSASKTKDFTLLTEENFDKIGGIKMSVQPFLIITENDYILLDAGIGWKNESGKTVVSEILEKENIRPEQITKLLLSHLHKDHIEGAVKLTENGFEAAFPNAQIYIQKRELDFAMEKKGNPSFDFDILEKLIQLPNITWMNEDKGQITDEISYEVAGGHTPFMQVFWIRENEETAFYGADDLPQASYLKYHVAYKSDFDGRKAMELRLQWEKDARENNWKILLYHDLDKAVVEI
- a CDS encoding helix-turn-helix transcriptional regulator; the protein is MKNRKPETNLEDLKQKILVQDEIMALAKANSPRLLNKFRLVYPDFFKKLSDIQPSLKNSELIFCIYLKLNMTTKEIATCIFVTPKAIQNRKNRIRKKLNIPSEFDIYKWFNEI
- a CDS encoding chloramphenicol acetyltransferase; the protein is MKIVDIDNWNRKEHFEFFSNMASPYFGFTTEVDCTKAYDTAKEKGYSFFAYYYHKSMVAVNKVDELKLRIIDGQVIQFDTVHAGSTIGRPDGTFGFSFTPFSEDFETFNASLQEEIKGVHETSGLRLSNERLGKDHIRHTTIPWNSFTAILHPTDFNTTESVPKIAFGRFNIKEGKKYLPVSIEAHHGLADGIHIAKYLEEFQKELDQ
- a CDS encoding NAD(P)-dependent oxidoreductase; amino-acid sequence: MQNRTMEKIGFIGLGNMGHPMAKNIEKAGFPLSVYNRSPEKAKDFAEKSTVCNQIQDLVQNSDIIFTMLTNDSAVKAVYEEILPLNIQGKLFIDMSTISPEASKETAAALKIKEASFIDAPVAGSTQPAKEGTLIIMAGGEEKDIQFAMPYLLKMGKSVKHLGENGKGIAGKLSINYFLSTIYQGLAETVLLSRKLGIERSDMLEIINESASGSGATKVKTPLLIADQYAPAFALDLMLKDILLAKNAGADYPLSEVMIQTYQNAHDKGFGQDDVIGIINYLKTIG
- a CDS encoding PPC domain-containing DNA-binding protein, with the translated sequence MNYKGNHWSARKVDQSYIVSLDNHSNIVEALTDFIQNQNIQAGEVTGIGAVSEATLRFFNPVTKKYVDKTFKEQMEVTNISGNISEIEGKLTLHLHITLGREDYTALAGHLLEAKIQGAAEFIVYPLDSRVVKIKNEEIGINLYDFEK
- a CDS encoding Crp/Fnr family transcriptional regulator — protein: MFEVLLSHIENKVDITDKQKSQVQSFFTFKKLRKKQYLLQEGDICKSLSFVSKGLLKSYFPDEKGNEHINMFAFEGWWISDFNSFINQEKSVLNIDAVEETEVLMITLENYEKMMVEIPVMDRYFRILYQNSLVTKDYRLIVSNSYTAEEKYLQLAQKNPEMIKRVPHNLIASYLGLAPETVSRIRKKNSLSNT
- a CDS encoding SDR family oxidoreductase is translated as MENIALVVGATGITGSNLAEELLAQGWITYGLSRNPNTNIPGLRPIKADLMNEQNLAEALEDISPTHIYFTTWMRNDTEEENIRVNSMLVRNLLNILSPKKSVQHVALVTGLKHYLGPFEAYAKEGVLPETPVREEHPRLPLPNFYYAQEDEVYKASERDGFTWSIHRPHTVVGYAVGNLMNIGTTLAVYASICKETGRKFTWPGSEAQWNGVSDVTDARILAKQLVWASSTESAKNQAFNIANGDVFRWKWLWKRLANWFGVEAEGFDGTIRPLEKELENDHGTWTAIAEKYKLKESNLDRLSSAWHTDLDLGRPLEVMCDLSKSRKLGFTAYTSTEDSFINVFERLRAENMIP
- a CDS encoding helix-turn-helix domain-containing protein; this encodes MENNSSEIIFDKLVYSCAFESYRGHEEFIPDHFLGFQISGETHAFHEQGKTVIKENTVVLVRKNQLIRTIKYPSAHEKYQFISITLDDETLRQYATENKITINSNFPGNQRLFFEPDDFFKSYFASLIPYINKTQEIPPKLAVLKVKEAIELLLLSTPDLKNLLFDFSEPHKIDLAEFMNKNFMFNVSVDAFARLTGRSLSGFKRDFNKIFQMTPKQWLKEKRLKEAYYLIKNRDKKPSEIYLDLGFENLSHFYSSFKKKFGVTTTEV
- a CDS encoding GlcG/HbpS family heme-binding protein, whose protein sequence is MELNYNTAEKALQAAKEKALSLNIPVSISVVDTGGHLVALARLNSVYGVIDFAIKKAKTAVMFGVDSDLMGGIISETGIHGYGMLNSNDGLLTIAGGVVLKDTAGKIIGAIGSSGGTPEQDKEIAEAGARAIV
- a CDS encoding SDR family oxidoreductase; its protein translation is MSKTILITGAASGFGKIAAFDLAKKGHKVIATTQVYPQMSDLIREAKEQGIDITVDKLDVTSQRDVDYILKKYNDIDILVSNAGIMEGGPIAEQPVDIIRSMFEVNVFGALNLAQGFIKKFVEKKKGKIVFTSSMGGLWTVPYVAAYCASKHALESIAEGLRTELAPFNIKIATCNPGVFGTGFNDRGVDSIFHWYDPKINFTPESAFDGAAESLAHQLDPQSMAEVIVNVALDDESHFRNVHPKETEDFVKQLQADAWTAKS
- a CDS encoding S41 family peptidase gives rise to the protein MLKIKTLFLIFLSSSSFSFAQNCTCESNFQWVKKTFEENDAGYQYMIDKKGIPAYQAHNNEFLSKIKNVKSDTECQQTLYEWLKFFRSGHISIKMIEKDNQQAQPQPAVSAIDSKTETVKLDLKKFEKEVVSKKDTDIEGIWEVDPYTIGIKKFGDVYKGFIIKSGAENWKPYELKLTFNDDKTKGTYYLRNKTGQEIHNMRLVGKNYLEINDFTMKRVSPKFEKEEGIETYYQAILAQKPFLKELNKTTLLLRIPSFNGALKKDIDSVITANQSKIESTEILIIDIRYNGGGSDNSFSKIIPYLYTNPIRSVRTQLYSTKLNNQRMLDFYDNYQKYGMPVEEREYLKKAYDKLSKNLGKFVSLQDDGKTVGITKMDKISPYPKNVGIIINDGNGSTAEEFLLATKQSKKVKLFGTTTAGVLDISNMYFVNSPCNEFKLGYSLSKSFRIPDMAIDGKGIQPDYFIDKTIPDYQWIDFVNDVLNEK
- a CDS encoding ligase-associated DNA damage response exonuclease; this translates as MKLITFTKKGIYCPLGKFYIDPWRPVDMAVITHGHADHARWGMKKYLCHHFTKPILHQRIGTDIECQSLEYGEIIIINGVKLSLHPAGHIIGSAQIRLEYKGYVTVISGDYKVQDDGLSTPFELIKCNEFVTESTFGLPIYNWLEVPDLNKKLQNWVLKNKENNKTSVFIGYSLGKAQRIMKAVEELGKIYVHYSIGKLNEAFETAGINLPEYTIADFRERPKEMEHEIVIVPPALLDSNIIKKIPDPATAICSGWMQVRGARRWRSADAGFAMSDHADWKGLLQTVKATEAEIVHVTHGQTEVFSKYLNEIGIKADVVETLYGDDEEESEKETIENPES